A part of Bacillus thuringiensis genomic DNA contains:
- a CDS encoding MFS transporter, which yields MDILKNRNFLLLFLGRIFTNIGDSLYYVAAMWLVYKLSGSPFYSGLAGFLTLLPSALQFLTGPFVDRWSIKNTLVITQVLQCILILIIPITHYFDLLTVQLLLIIMPIVAFIEQFAYPAQSKALPLLLHKTQLLKGNSLFSFAYQGIDLICTTLSGILVALFGAITLYVIDSFTFAITALLFFSLKMPKQTETNTSLSTKQYFTDLKEGFSIVFRSLMGVFLIGSVVANFSIGMTMAILPSFADSLGGVKSYGFFLAAISAGSLIGALFSSWVGKRNVGRVSIIGFATGAIFWFLSTIVPFQWLSIFLFGLAWIPIGATNILFATISQIVIPNQYIGRINSVTRSIGTIAMPLGSLIGGYTANVFSSQLIFALASIGILFISLVWLLHPKLRALPKADEITADTFGVRFKVERGKGTAL from the coding sequence ATGGACATATTGAAAAACCGGAATTTCCTCTTATTATTTTTAGGAAGAATTTTTACAAACATAGGAGATAGTTTGTATTATGTAGCCGCAATGTGGCTCGTATATAAATTAAGTGGCAGTCCTTTCTATTCTGGATTAGCTGGTTTCCTTACATTATTACCTTCTGCACTTCAATTTCTTACTGGGCCATTCGTCGATAGATGGTCAATCAAAAACACACTCGTCATTACACAAGTTCTGCAATGCATTCTTATTTTAATCATTCCTATTACACACTACTTCGATCTACTAACCGTTCAACTACTACTTATCATCATGCCCATCGTAGCTTTTATCGAACAATTCGCCTATCCTGCACAGTCAAAAGCTTTACCACTTCTACTGCATAAAACACAACTATTAAAAGGAAATTCACTCTTTTCATTTGCGTATCAAGGCATTGATTTAATTTGCACGACTCTTTCTGGCATATTAGTAGCACTGTTTGGCGCAATTACCTTATATGTAATCGACTCCTTTACATTCGCGATTACTGCCCTTTTGTTCTTTTCATTAAAAATGCCAAAGCAAACAGAAACCAATACATCGCTATCAACTAAACAATATTTCACTGATTTAAAAGAAGGTTTTTCGATTGTCTTCCGTTCATTAATGGGCGTATTCTTAATCGGTTCAGTTGTTGCTAATTTTTCAATTGGTATGACGATGGCGATACTCCCTTCTTTCGCTGATTCTTTAGGAGGCGTGAAATCATATGGCTTCTTTTTAGCTGCTATATCAGCAGGTAGTCTCATTGGTGCATTATTCAGTTCATGGGTTGGTAAACGTAATGTTGGTCGTGTCTCTATTATTGGCTTTGCGACTGGCGCTATCTTTTGGTTTCTCTCTACAATCGTACCGTTTCAATGGCTATCTATTTTTTTATTCGGCCTAGCTTGGATTCCAATTGGTGCAACCAACATATTATTTGCGACAATTAGTCAAATTGTAATTCCAAATCAATATATCGGACGCATCAACTCAGTCACGCGAAGCATAGGTACAATCGCTATGCCGCTTGGTTCTTTAATTGGCGGATACACTGCGAATGTATTTAGTAGCCAACTCATTTTCGCACTCGCTAGCATCGGGATTTTATTTATTTCTCTCGTATGGCTACTTCATCCGAAATTAAGGGCTTTGCCGAAAGCTGATGAAATTACAGCGGATACTTTTGGGGTTCGATTTAAAGTAGAGCGCGGGAAAGGTACGGCTTTATAG